A window of Triplophysa dalaica isolate WHDGS20190420 chromosome 7, ASM1584641v1, whole genome shotgun sequence contains these coding sequences:
- the LOC130427009 gene encoding uncharacterized protein LOC130427009 gives MSVREHKGKKNLHETFCFQHLLSGISGHLKNNWIQRIDHHHQQLISSHHHLISSHHQLISSHLITSSSHLIINSSHLITSSTHLISSHHIIITSSSHHIIISSHHITSHHQLISSHHIIISSHHIINSSHLIIIITSHHQLISSHHITSSTHLITSSSHLITSSTHLISSSSHLIINSSHLISSHLISSHLISSHLININININININSSHLILSPPIPSSSTSSPHPHPLIPSTSSPQPHPLILILIPSTSSPHPHPQG, from the exons ATGAGCGTAAGGGAACATAAAGGCAAGAAAAACTTGCACGAAACCTTTTGCTTTCAACACCTACTAAGTGGCATCAGCGGCCACCTGAAGAACAACTGGATTCAGCGAatagatcatcatcatcagcaactcatctcatctcatcatcatctcatctcatctcatcatcaactcatctcatctcatctcatcacatcatcatctcatctcatc atcaactcatctcatctcatcacatcatcaactcatctcatctcatctcatcacatcatcatcacatcatcatctcatcacatcatcatctcatctcatcacatcacatcacatcatcaactcatctcatctcatcacatcatcatctcatctcatcacatcatcaactcatctcatctcatcatcatcatcacatcacatcatcaactcatctcatctcatcacatcacatcatcaactcatctcatcacatcatcatctcatctcatcacatcatcaactcatctcatctcatcatcatctcatctcatcatcaactcatctcatctcatctcatctcatctcatctcatctcatctcatctcatctcatctcatcaacatcaacatcaacatcaacatcaacatcaactcatcacatctcatcCTATCCCCTCCCATCCCCTCATCCTCAACCTCATCCCCTCATCCTCATCCCCTCATCCCCTCAACCTCATCCCCTCAACCTCATCccctcatcctcatcctcatcccCTCAACCTCATCccctcatcctcatcctcagGGTTAA